Part of the Geovibrio ferrireducens genome, TTCTTCGCTCCGTTAAAACCTGTTCAGGCGTATCTTGTTTTTCTGGAGATAATTATCGGGGTGAGGCTCAGGTGCTTCCGCAGGATGACCTATTGCCACCATGGCAAGCACAAGGTAGCTGTCCGGAATACCCAGCAGCCTGCGCACGTAGTCCTCTGACTTTGTTCTGTCGTCCTTTTCCCTCTCCCTGAGCTGAATCCAGCAGCTTCCGAGACCGAGTGAGGCCGCAGTGTAGTGCAGGGTGGCTGCGGCTATGGAGCAGTCCTCCACACACATATCGCTCACGTCCCTGTCGCCGATGATAACATAAACAATGGCAGCGCCCCTGGCGAAGGATGAGCCGTGCTTTTTAGCTTCGGAAAGCTTCGCAACCGTCTCCCTGTCATCAACAAGAATAAATTCCCACGGATTTTTTCCCCTCGAACTGGGGGAGCGCAGAAGGGCTTCCGAAAGTATTGCTCTCTTCTCGTTTTCCACTGGTTTATCAGTATATTTCCTTACGCTTCTTCTTTTTCTCAGCAGTTCGATCATTGCACGGCCTCCGTAATCATATATGATGATTATCACGGTATTAAGTTCCGATGCAATAAAATAAAGTCCGGCATTTCCCGGAACAGCGGTTTTATTTAATTTCAGATTAAACCCGCTTCAAAAAATCTGCTCCTTTCCAATCCGCGGCATTTCAGGGACAATTCATAGCTATTCAATAGTTAATTATTAATACCAATAGACAAATGAACAATCGGCCAAAAAAAGGAAGAAAGCTGTAATAAAAACATAGCAGAGAAATAAGTTATTAAAATATCACATATAAGCATATTAATGAAGCAGAGGCAGCCGGAACCCGGCCGCCTCATGAATATCAGTTAGAAAACTTGTAGCCGGAAGGCTTTATCTCACCGATGTATGTCTGAACGCCATACCCGGCTTCAAGCCAGCCCACTATCCCGCCTTTCATATTTACTGCGTTTTTGTAGCCCAGTTCATTCAGAAGCTGAGTCGCAAAAGCGCCTCTTGCGCCTGTTTTGCAGTAGACCACAATTTTGTCATCAGCATCAAGCTGACCGGCTGCTACCCACTCAAGAAGCCCTCTGGGAATTTTTTTGAGTGTTCCAGCATCGATAACCATTCCCTGTTCATCGGCCTCTCTTATGTCCAGCATGATAAACCGCCCTTCTTTTGAGGCCATTTCAGCCACCTCAGCAGGGGAAACTTCCTTGATTGCTTTTCTGGCTTCCGCCAGTTTCGCATCACGGATTTTGGCAAGATTTTCCGGCGCAGCGGCATTCGCGCTGAAGCTCAGAAGCATTGCTGTGAGAGCTCCTGCGATAATCAGAACCTTTTTCATGATACACCTCCAAATAAACATACGTCAGTATACCGAACATACCGGAAAAGCGTCAAGGCGATGTGTGATTTATTTGTCACTCATTTTCGTATTAAACTGATACAACAGATAAAATAAAGCGAAGACAAAAGAGTAAATTCAGATAGGTTTTTTTTGATTATTTGTATCGGAAAACGCATATTGAAGCTGGATTAGGCTGATAAGCAGAGGTGATAATGATTCCGGGTATTCTTTCACTACATGAATAGCGGCTGCGCTATAAGAAAAACAAATGCCTGAAACAGCAAAATACCTAAATAATCACTAAGCCCTTGAGTTTTCAATCAGCTTGTCGTGCTCGATGCACCCAAGCAAACTGCTCTTGATGTAACCGGTCTGAAGAACGAAAAGTGTTTTTCTTCCTTCCTTGTAGGCTTTCAGCAAGCCGGCATCCTTCATCAGATTAACGTGCTTTGTAATGTTGGTTCTTTCGCAGTCGAAGGCTTCTTCGATCTCATAGCCGTAGCGGGGTCTTTCGCAGACCATCTTTGCAATGCGCAGACGCACAGGGTTTGCAAGCGCCTTGAACAGCCCCAGTACTTCGTCTAATTCTTTTTCGTTAAGGTCTCGTAATGCCATGTAATCTCTATATATTATATATATTAGAGAGTCAATCACTTTGTTATAAATAGAAATATAGGAATAACTGATTGAGACATTCAATTTTACTTATCAAACGGGATAATAGTGATTTATTTGTCACTTTTTATTGACACTTTTTACTCACGGAACTAATCTACCTTTAATGTTTATTTACAGTTCAAATATGCGCTAATCCGCATATAAACTTCAAAACGAGGGAATCCATGACAAAATGCAGAATCTCCCGGAGACGTTTTATTCAGGGAACGGCCTCAGTGGGCGCAGCATTGGCGTCCATGTCATCTTTCCGTCTGCTTACCGGCAGCTCATCAGCCGTTGCAGAACCCCAGCAGGGAGTGACATATGCCCAGAACTGGTGCGAAATGTGCTTCTGGAAGTGCGGTCTCACCGCAAAAGTGGTCAACGGAAAAGTGAGAAAACTTGAAGGACAGCCGGACTGCCCCAGCAACTTCGGCAAACTTTGTGCAAAAGGGAACGCAGGCGTGTTCCAGCTTTATGACCCCGACAGGCTGAAAACACCTCTTATAAGAGACGGTGAAAGAGGCTCAGGCAAATTCAGAAAGGCAACATGGGAAGAAGCAATCACATATGTTGCGCAGAAAACCAACGAGCTTAAGGAGAAATACGGCCCCGAAACTTTCAGCCTTTTCTGCCACGGCTCAGGACAGGACCCGTTCATCCAGATGATGGAAATAATGGGTTCACCCAACATATGCGTACCCTCATACTCACAGTGTACCGGAAGCCGTGACATCGGCTGGGCTCTCTCCTTCGGAAAGCCTGTGGGCGGCAAGGAACCTGTGGACTCCCAGAACTCAAAATGCATCATGCTTCTGGGCAGGAACATTGCCGAGGCTCTCCACGTGGGCGAAATGCAGGACTTCGTGGAAGGCGTGGCAAAGGGCGCACACGTTATCTATGTTGACCCCCGCTTCACAAAAACAGCGGCGAAGGCCAACCAGTACATGATGATAAAACCCGGAACAGACTCCGCTCTGCTCCTCGGCATGATTAACTACATAATAGAAAAAGAGATCTACAGTAAAGACTTTGTGGAAAACTACACCTACGGCTTTGACCAGTTCAAGGAGCACGTGGCTGGCTACACTGTTGAGTGGGCTTCAGAGATAACTGAAATCCCGCAGGAAGAGATCATAAAGGCTGCGGAAAAGCTCTGCAAGGCAGCTCCGCGCTGTTACGTGCATCCGGGCAGAAGGCTCACCAGATACGGCAACGACACTCAGTTCACCAGAATTGTGGCATGTCTTAACATGCTTCTGGGCAACTGGGAGGTCAGAGGCGGTCTGTACCGTACAATAGGCTTCAAGTACGATGCGCCGGCAATGATCGAGTATGACAAATCCCATGCGGAAAGGGCAGACGGCTCAGGCAGTGAGGAATTTCCCCTTGGGCCCAAGAACCTCGGCTTTTCCAACGGAACAATCAAGGCTATAGCCGAACAGTCGTCCCCGCTCAAAGGGATGTTTATATACGGCTGCAACCCGCTGCACCACCACGGGAATACAGACACTGTCAGAAAAGCTATAGAAAACACTGAACTGATAGTAACATGCGAAATCTACATGACGGACACCGCATGGTACTCCGACGTTATTCTTCCCGAATCCACCTACCTTGAGCGCACTGAGCCTGTGATCACCACAGGACGCAGAGCAGGTTTTGTGCAGTACAGGGAAAAAGCCGTTGATCCAGTTTTTGAAACTCTCGGAAGCTGGGATATGGTAAACAGACTCCTTGAGGCCATGGGCTATGAAAACAGGTTCATGGACATAAGCGAGTACAACAGGCTGGCATTCGAATCCCTCGGCGTTGACGAGGAATATATGAAGAAAAACGGCGTATTCATAGGCAACGAAAGCTCCCCCTACCCTGTGGAGGATTACGAAGAGGAACCCTC contains:
- a CDS encoding ArsR/SmtB family transcription factor codes for the protein MALRDLNEKELDEVLGLFKALANPVRLRIAKMVCERPRYGYEIEEAFDCERTNITKHVNLMKDAGLLKAYKEGRKTLFVLQTGYIKSSLLGCIEHDKLIENSRA
- a CDS encoding molybdopterin-containing oxidoreductase family protein, which produces MTKCRISRRRFIQGTASVGAALASMSSFRLLTGSSSAVAEPQQGVTYAQNWCEMCFWKCGLTAKVVNGKVRKLEGQPDCPSNFGKLCAKGNAGVFQLYDPDRLKTPLIRDGERGSGKFRKATWEEAITYVAQKTNELKEKYGPETFSLFCHGSGQDPFIQMMEIMGSPNICVPSYSQCTGSRDIGWALSFGKPVGGKEPVDSQNSKCIMLLGRNIAEALHVGEMQDFVEGVAKGAHVIYVDPRFTKTAAKANQYMMIKPGTDSALLLGMINYIIEKEIYSKDFVENYTYGFDQFKEHVAGYTVEWASEITEIPQEEIIKAAEKLCKAAPRCYVHPGRRLTRYGNDTQFTRIVACLNMLLGNWEVRGGLYRTIGFKYDAPAMIEYDKSHAERADGSGSEEFPLGPKNLGFSNGTIKAIAEQSSPLKGMFIYGCNPLHHHGNTDTVRKAIENTELIVTCEIYMTDTAWYSDVILPESTYLERTEPVITTGRRAGFVQYREKAVDPVFETLGSWDMVNRLLEAMGYENRFMDISEYNRLAFESLGVDEEYMKKNGVFIGNESSPYPVEDYEEEPSFRTPSGKAEFYSNLAEHFSYPPMPSYEENPVPAEGEFRLLFGRISFHTHARTQNNAWLLALHKSEVPLWIHTERAKALGIKDGMQVRLVKEGFKSNPCTARVVDYIHPQAVFLPYGFGHESKGLTRIVGKGARTSDFTSDLTDPISGAAGFHNGFVKIEIA
- a CDS encoding rhodanese-like domain-containing protein → MKKVLIIAGALTAMLLSFSANAAAPENLAKIRDAKLAEARKAIKEVSPAEVAEMASKEGRFIMLDIREADEQGMVIDAGTLKKIPRGLLEWVAAGQLDADDKIVVYCKTGARGAFATQLLNELGYKNAVNMKGGIVGWLEAGYGVQTYIGEIKPSGYKFSN
- a CDS encoding nitroreductase family protein; translation: MIELLRKRRSVRKYTDKPVENEKRAILSEALLRSPSSRGKNPWEFILVDDRETVAKLSEAKKHGSSFARGAAIVYVIIGDRDVSDMCVEDCSIAAATLHYTAASLGLGSCWIQLREREKDDRTKSEDYVRRLLGIPDSYLVLAMVAIGHPAEAPEPHPDNYLQKNKIRLNRF